ATGAAAAAACAGCAGCTTCATCAAAGCAAAATTTTTATTTCACTTTCTCTAATTGCGATCGCGGGTAGTGGATGTACTAAATTACACAACAACTCTCAGTTCAGTGGAAGCAATGAATTTACACCTATGTCCAACTCTGAGGAGTGGCAGGTGATTAGGGTGAGTGATGGGGATACGATCGTAGTTCGTCAAATGGACGGGCGAGAGAAAAAGTTAAGGCTTTGTGGAGTTGACAGTCCTGAGATAAAACATGGTAAGCAGCCAGGGCAGGCACTAGGTATAGAAGCAAAGGCTAATTTACAGCGATTAGTCGATGAGGCTGACAAAACTGTGATGGTGACAGAGATTGAGAGCGATCGCTATGGCAGAACTGTAGCTGAGGTCTTTTCCTCTAAGAATGGGGTGGAAAAGTCACTTAACGAGGAGCAACTATCAAGCGGATTGGCTATGGTCTACAGATCCTATGTAAAGAAATGTCCTAATGCGATCACTCTTGGCAAGGCAGAAGAAATAGCAAAGAATAAAAAGTTAGGTGTTTGGGGAGACTCTTCTACTGTCCCCCCTTGGGAATTTAGAAAACGGCAACGTCAAAATAATGGTAATTGACCGTTAATAATAGATTTGCCCACAACTTCAACGATTTTAAGCCAGCGCTTTTCTGAATAAAATCTCTGGCTTTTATACCATTCTTGTGGATTTCTGTCTCGCTTACTAGAATTACATGATAAACAAGCGGGGATAAGGTTTCCCAAACAATTAGGGCCACCTTGAGAAGACGGAACAAAATGATCTAAAGTTAAAGAACTCTTTTTTCCACAGTAAGCACATTGATTATTAAAAAGTTCCTTTAAATTTTGAACTTGCTCCAGTGTATAAAATACAGAGTGATTATTTAGTCGAGCTGCTTTTCTACGATGGTTGGATAATAATTTAACCCTTCTTCCTCCTTCAGAAGTAGAGTAACGGCGGTTTGTTTCATTAATGCGATCGCGGTTTTGATAGTAGTAACTGCGCTGAGTTTGCTTTCCTTTTTCAGATTGGTTATATCGCTTTTGTGTCGCAGCACGTAAAGCTTTGTTTTGGTGATACGACTCTCTAGCCAATTGATTATTGCGATCGCTAAAGAAATATTGTTCCAGTCGCTCCGTTACATTCCGGGCATCGCGGCTAAAAACCATATCCTCTCAAGTATTCCTTATCCCCCGCCGCCGCTCAACCCTCCATTTCACTCCGCTCCTTCCACGTTCGGCTCACTGCGTTTCGGTGCTGGTCGTTGAGTACCTAAAACCTCGGAAAAGATTGCTGTTACTTCGTAGTTATTTCCCTTCCTTGGAGTACCAAAGAAGGAGTCTTTTTTTAGAACCAAAGAGCTATTTTACCATGCCCGAAGACGGGCATGGAATAACTCTTTTTGGGGTTCTAAAAAAAGAATGGCAAATTGTTTTTTTACTAAAAGATAAAAAAACAAATTGCAGGAGGAAAAGAAGAGAAAGAAAAAGGAGAGGTAAAGGTATCTTTGCAATCAAGAAAGATACTCAAAAAAACCAGTTTTCGCATTCCTTCTTCACTGCTCGCTGCGCTCGCACCCGAAAAATAAAAGCTATTATAGCGCGTGTACAAGCTATAATGGATATAGTTAGATTTTTTACCAAGGGGGAAATTGTCATGCTAAATAGAATTGGTTTCGTTGATAAAGTTAAAGTTTGGAATTTTGTTAAAACTTACGAGAATTTATTAGAAGTTGAAAGATGGAATGGTAAGCAAAATTCTAGCGGTAGAAAATGTTTATGGTTTGGTTTAGGAGTTGAGTTAGGTTTTAAAAGTACAGTTTTCGAGGGTTTTGAGATTAATAATAGTTTAAGAAAAAAATGCAATGATTTATGGTGTGGAAGTGATTGGAATAGTATTTTATTATATAAATATCAAGCAGGTTGTGAGCTAAAAAATCACGTAGATCGGGATATTTTTGATAGCAAAGTTATTGTAATTAATATCAGCGAGGATAGTTTGTTAGACGGAAATGTTGAGTTTTATTACAACGGAAATATCGAAATTCTCAGCAATGGGGAAATTGTAGAATTTAACAGCAAAATATCTCATGGGATAAAAAAGCTTAAATCTGAGCGCTGGAGTTTGAGCATAAGAAAGATCATTACTGCGTAATCTTCACTGCTCGTGGGTCTTCCGCTACGCGCCCTGACCCACATCGCCGATCGGCTCCGTTCCCTGCGTTGCGTTCCGGCACTGTCCGCTTTAAGTGGCCAAGTTTTTGCATTTCGCTTGCAGCCCCCGCCGCTCCCAGTACCTCCACTCCACTCCGGTCACTCCGCAAAATAGCCCCAGTTTTTAAAAACAAAAAGAGTATTATTTTATACTATGCTTTCAACCATCTTCGACCGCTATAACTGCTTTGGTTTCTCTGGCTCCCGCAAGTGGGCCCAGTCTCCAGCCCCGTTGTCTAGTGCTGCTGCTGCTGTTTCCCCTGGCTCACGCGTCTTAGTCGGGTGCGCTGCTGGTGTCGATGCGTTTTTCCGGTTGGCTTTTCCTGCCGCCGAGGTGTTCGCGGTTTCCAGTGGCCAGTGGGGGCGAGGTCGTGGGGCGTTCGCGGCGCGGTCTGTGGCGTGTGTCCGTGCCGTGGGTGCTGGCGGGGGCCTGTGGGTTTCGTTCCCTACTTCCCCGTGTCCAGTTGGCCTCGTGCCGTCTAGTTCTCAGTCGCGCTGCTTTTCCGGCTCCGGCTCTGGCTCCTGGGCTTCGCTTGCTTTTGCGCTGGGGTCTGGGTTGCCTTGCGCCGTGTTTTTGGGGTCGTTACCTGTTCCCCCGGCGTGGGGTCTGTCGCCAGTTCCAGGTTTAACTGGGTGGTTTGGTTGTTGTCAGGTTGTTGCCCCGTCTCAGTCGCCAGTTCAGTTGTCACTGTTTTAGCAGTTTGGGCGGCCAGTTCCCGCCCCAGCTTCTCTACGATCGCATCTCTGCAAAAATCCCGATAGCGATCGCCCGCCACACTTTTTATTTCCTCTAAGAATGAAGGCGTTATCCGAATGGTCAGCGCCTGGCTTCTCACCTCTTCATTACCAAAATCAAATTTATACCTAGTCCCAAAATCGGGATTACCACCAGTCCTAGCCATATTTTTATCTATAATCTGCATTTTTATATTAGCCTGTACACGCGCTATATTATTAAAAATTCTGTAAAGACTTATCACTAATAGCGCGTGTACACGCTATTAGTGATATAATTAAGGTGTACCCGACCAAGGAACAAAGGCGAAGCCATGACACCTGACAAAAAAGCATTATTAGACAAAGAATGCACAGCCTCAATTTTTATTCCTGAGCTTAACGATTATGTAGAGATTGTTGGCGGCAAATGCGAACAAATCGACGGCAAGCAGTACCTAAGAATTATTTGCGAAGATTCCAAAGGTAACGAAGTTTGCCTAAATCCTTCAGATTTAGAGCTTTACTTTAAGCGGTTTATTGTTCCGTTTTAATTAGTTAACCAGCGATCGCCTTGGGTGCGATCGCTTTCTCTTCGAGACGCTGCGCGAACATCCTCTAAGAATTTATTGCGTATCCGACCATGAACGACAAAATTATCAAATCAGCTTTAATCGCATACTTGAACACTGCTAATTTAACAGATCAAGAAAGACAGGAAGCAATAACAGAACTGGAAAGCAGACAAGAAAATACAAGTGAATTTTGGGCAAATTTCTTAAGCGAAGATGAGGATTTAGCCTATCACTACTCAGATATTTTAGATGCTCAAGGCTCTGGTTTTTATGAATCACTACCAGAATTTTAGTTAGTTAATTTGCGATGGTCTACGACCGACCGTAGGTCATCGCACCTAACAGCGATCGCTTCCTCCCTTCATCTTCTAAGAATTTAAAGGTATCCGACCATGACAAAGTACGCGAGTTTTGATCTAGTCAGAAGTGAGCAGGTAAAAAGGGCAACTTTCTTTGTGATTATTAAACACGAAGACGGCATTTATTCCACTGGGATTTTAATAGATAATCCAGAGCAAAAAGGCGAGGGCGGCTGGCATCTTTTCGGTGAGCAAAAATTTAAGACAGAGTTGGCCGCAGTAATGGCATTTAACAAGCTTTGTGCAAGTATCCCCGTAAGAGTTCACGGGTAAATTTTAAAAGCGATCGCCCTTTGAAAGCGATCGCTCTCCTTCATCCTCTAAGAATTTAAAGGTATCCGACCAATGCAATTAATTTTTAACTCAGAGACAGACGCTTTATCTGTCGTAGAGCAACTTTACAATTTTGAGCGAGTAGGGAAGATTTTAATAGCTGAAAACATCGATTTTAGAGCTTTAGAATTAGCGGTTAGTTTGGCTGAGGTCAGTTTTCCCGCTTTTAGTTTTCCGATTGTTAGTAGCTTACGATCGCGGCTACCATTTCCACGCCATGAGCGGGAATGTACAGATGAAAAAACCCCTAAAATTTATGTAGCTTGCTTATCTGCTTACAACGCTGGGCATCTCCACGGGCTTTATATTGATGCGACCCAGGAACCGGAAGAGATAGAAGACGATATTAAATGGATGCTTTCATGGTCGCCAGTAGTACATGATAAAGCGTGTGAAGAGTGGGCGATACATGATTATGAAAACTGGATGGGAATCAAAATTGATGAGTATGAGGATATCGGTAAACTTGCAAAATTAGCCACTATTTTAGAAGAACATGGTAAAGCTTTTGCTATTTACTATAACTACTATGGCAATGATGTCACGGTAGAAGACTTTGAAGAATATTACTTAGGACTCTACGAAAGTAAAGAAGATTTTGTATATCAGCAGTGGGATGAATGCGGACAGCTTCAAGAATTAGAAAAGCTGGGGATTTCTAGTTATTACATTAATTGGGAAGGAATAGCTAATGATTGGTTTATCGATTCTTACCTTTCAATAAAAACTAGTTACCAAGAAGTACACGTATTTATTCGCCACTAATAATCCTGTTAGCAGCGATCGCTATAGTTGCGATCGCTTCATCCTCTAAGAAAATGCACTCGACCCACTGCGCTTTAGCTGTAATCAGGGAAAAATACTTCTCCCTACTACCGGATAGTGCGATCGCACCTTTAGAAACTGCTATCCAACTGTCAGAAAAATATCATAAAACTTGGTGGTCAATTTGGTGGAATTCTTCAAATGTTCGTACCAAAAACCG
This genomic stretch from Nostoc sp. 'Lobaria pulmonaria (5183) cyanobiont' harbors:
- a CDS encoding thermonuclease family protein, giving the protein MKKQQLHQSKIFISLSLIAIAGSGCTKLHNNSQFSGSNEFTPMSNSEEWQVIRVSDGDTIVVRQMDGREKKLRLCGVDSPEIKHGKQPGQALGIEAKANLQRLVDEADKTVMVTEIESDRYGRTVAEVFSSKNGVEKSLNEEQLSSGLAMVYRSYVKKCPNAITLGKAEEIAKNKKLGVWGDSSTVPPWEFRKRQRQNNGN
- a CDS encoding HNH endonuclease, which produces MVFSRDARNVTERLEQYFFSDRNNQLARESYHQNKALRAATQKRYNQSEKGKQTQRSYYYQNRDRINETNRRYSTSEGGRRVKLLSNHRRKAARLNNHSVFYTLEQVQNLKELFNNQCAYCGKKSSLTLDHFVPSSQGGPNCLGNLIPACLSCNSSKRDRNPQEWYKSQRFYSEKRWLKIVEVVGKSIINGQLPLF
- a CDS encoding antirestriction protein ArdA, whose amino-acid sequence is MQLIFNSETDALSVVEQLYNFERVGKILIAENIDFRALELAVSLAEVSFPAFSFPIVSSLRSRLPFPRHERECTDEKTPKIYVACLSAYNAGHLHGLYIDATQEPEEIEDDIKWMLSWSPVVHDKACEEWAIHDYENWMGIKIDEYEDIGKLAKLATILEEHGKAFAIYYNYYGNDVTVEDFEEYYLGLYESKEDFVYQQWDECGQLQELEKLGISSYYINWEGIANDWFIDSYLSIKTSYQEVHVFIRH